The sequence CATAACTTCATCTTTGATTGCCCTAGTTAGCAATCACTCTGATTGGAAACTGCTAAGATGGAAAGGTAGACATTTCTTTTGTTCtcttctctataacaatgagaaaaGATTATATCCCTAAAGTGATACCTCATATTTAAGGCTTCAATAAAGTTATTGGTTTTCCAACTCTTGCATCCCCTTTATTTATTCTACCAATGATTAGTTTTGAGTCTTTATTTATCTCAAGATTTAAAACCGGATTTGAAGGCAAGTTTAAAATTGACCATTGACCCTTCACCCTTGGTAACATTAATAGTTGGCATGGTAACATTAATTAAAAACTTCCAAATACATTTTTgctattttaattataaaaaaataaaaaaataaaaacattttagaaACCTTccctaaattttttaaaaaacttgtacatctttagaagtttctaataattaaataaaggaattaaattaaattaaaaatttggtCAATGAAGACATTAAAAAAGTGTGTCGAGACTCTTCAAAATCTAGAGCTTTAATGGTCATATATTAAGTCTAAAGCCAAGAATATAGATTAAATTTTTCtatgaaattaaatatatatatcttttcatGAAAAGAAGCACGACGCATTTTTCTAATATAATTATTTAGTATTGAATAGATATGGGCTACTTTTGATGTTGTAAATGCAATGGATACAAAATCTACCTTCATGTATAATGAATAGTAGATATTAGACCATGTTCATATAATAAAATTATTACATTCTTTTGTAGAAACTCTGTAGAATGTACACCATCTTTCTTTATAGTTTTGTGTCATTAGGATGTAGACATAAAATTCCTCAAACAAATTTGGTCTCATGGTATGccatgattgcaagatatgcacaaaatcaaATCACATTTGCTGAGGTTAAATATTGTTTTCAATTAGAAAAGCATGAATAGAATATttagataattaaaataaaaaggtgACTACTTATTTAGAGAGATTCTAGGCATTTAATCAAGGAAACCATAGCTAGATAATCAAAACTTTAACAAATATTGATGTAACAAATAGCCTACTATCTCACATTGATTCCTTCCCATAGGTAAAGATGTTGCATGAATTGTCAATTGTGATCTACAATGCAACTCTAGAAAGGAGTGGAGTCTAAGACATGTTCAACCATTGCTCTTGCAggataaataacataaaataactaTAACTCGATAATagaatattttcataatttttccTACCCGCTTCAAGAAAATAGATGAAATGAAAATGTGTTTCATAAAGCATtagtattaaatgtatttattcaaatgaatTCAACGATTATTTTTTGCACATAAGCAATGCAAATTTATTTCcctaatttaggaagaggaaattTTCAATACAATAGAATTGAAAAGAAAATACAATTTCATACCACATTGAGAGCTTTATAGAAaacaaatgaaagaaataaaatttaTTGAGCTTAACAAGAGTTTAGAAAACACCCTAGAATCCAAATAAGAAGATAAAGAGAGACCAATAAAAGGATACTGCCAGCCTCAATTGTACAACTGCAATGTGTGAAGCtaataagctacatgcatttgtaCTTGAGGTGAAGCTGTGACAAGCTCTCTGACCAATAAGGCAACAACCAACATATTGGCACCCTCATTGTGAGGTGAAAGggaattttgaatgaaatgtattTAAAAATGAGACATAGAGGTTAAAGACACTAGCATTGAGAAAATAATCCTTATCTCAAAAATTTAGAATTTACACTAAAAAGAATCTTGACTAATGACAAGAAGGAAATTTTCCATCATTACAAGATAAAATCAAACATTTGTATACTACATTCTATAATCATCCATGTTTTTCTTTGTTATATAATTTCACTTTAatattaaaaacaaacaaacatcaatttaaatgaggaaaaatttAGGTTTCTTAGtaaaattttcttaaaaaattgaagtttttaaaataaatttcatttttgttatttaatttaatatcATTGACACTCAAACTTGAACGTCAAATTAAATTCTTTTAGTTTTTATTAACAAACATTTTGGCATTCATACGTAAATGTAAAATGCAAACGAAAAAATTATGTTTTACATTCTAAAATCATCCATGTTTTTCTTTCTTGGATATTTCCATTGtaatataaaaaacaaacaaacgCCAATTTAAATCTCATGGAGTTTTTGTTGATGGAGAATTTTTTATAAGTTTCTTAAAAAAATTAAGTTTCTCAAATTAAtttcattttagttatttaatttaatttcattgacACTCACAAGAACGtcaaattaaataatttagttttTATTAACATACATTTTGACATCTATATGTGAGTGTATTGACCGaggaaaaaattaaatttcttaaaaaaattaagCTTCTTTAAAAATTGAAGTTTCttaaattaatttcattttaattatttaatttaattttattgacACTTGATCATCAAATaaaaatgcttctagtttttattaatAAATGTTTTTACATCCATATGTGAATGTAATACGCCTCTCAACATAATAATCTACATATATAAACTTCAAATAAATAATTATGGGAGGTCTATTTAACCTTCATAATCTATGAAGACAAAAAATCAATTCATTCTTTGTACGATTTTTGAACGATAGGCTTGCCGACATGGACCACGTTTAAGTTTTGTTTTCTTTTATCATCTATGAAAAAAGACAAGCCTCCATAACGTACAAATTTGATTGAAGTAGATTGGTAGAATACGCATTCAATCTGACAGATTTTTAATGGACAAATTTGGAGCACCTTCCTGCCGTCTTTTTATGGTCCTTAGAGAGACTTTATTTTAATGATTAGAGGTAGCACACATGCACATAAAAATATGAAATTAGCGACAGATGATCGGGCACTGCTAATTAATATGAAAGGGATTGCCTGTGACAAATGTGAGGCTTTGTCTATGCATTAGATAGCTATTGAGAGGGAGCCTTTGATTTTATAGTCACAATAACTTGGGGCTTTATGATCCAATATTGCTAATGAAGTACACTTGAGCAATTTACGAGTTGGGCCTAGTATAGTTTTAAAGAGACTCTATCATGTCATGATGACAACTTGATCTTTCTTTCACAATACACAAATTAAATTTGATGGCATCAATTACAAGATGGGAGTTGAGGTTGGCGTATCGTTATTTTCACTACTTTCACTACACAAATAAAGATAGTAGTAGCAATCATATTGGTCAAAATTCAATTGTTCCTCTAATAATGTTTTGAAGCATGAAGCACCCGTCCATGACTTGTTGTATGCAAATAAGAAAGCTATTAAGTCTCTATAATCTTATGATGATTCAAAATTGATACTACGACAAGGTCATAATGTGTGTGAACGAAATCTTTGGTGAAAGTATAGAATCACTGCATATTGGATATTTTGGAATCCATTTATGTGTTAAATTTTCAATTGATTCCTCAAAATAAAACATAGAAGTAAATAAAATGGCCTTGATtggttctcaatttgatctagtggACTTTGTTGGCAATTGGACATAATGTCAAATTGGTCATAAGACGAACTATGGAAACTAATGTATCATTAGATTGTATTTTagaatgattgattttttttttttcaatttatctaGAAAGTGAACTAATTCATAAAAGTAGCTCAAAGAACTTGAAGAGAAATATGTTATGATTAAGTTTTTCAATAAAAAGGAAATATATAAATTGTAGGGGAAGTAGTCCTAATAATTCTTATAGATTAAATTAACAAAATATAACAAGCAAGAAGTACTATGGATATATTAAGCTTTACCTAAGAAGAATAGCAAAATTAGGTAAGACATACACTATTATAGAGAATAGTGCCTTTTCAACCTCTATTTAACATATGAATAGATCATGGCCTACAATTATGATGGGTTAAACAAATATGTCAAATATATTATGCAATATAAGCTTGAGGTTTGGGTAGAAACTAAGCTAATAAGACAAAGATGttattacaacaacaacaacaatattttaGACAACAAAACTAATTACTacaaaaattatttcaattttatatTGTTTATCTCTACTCAAAAaacaaactaaacaataatataaacTAAATACAATAGATCTCTTTTTTTTTCTAAATGTGAAAATCACTCACCAACACTAAAAGCTTTAGTTGTAAAGTTTTCAATTaatacatcaaatattatttgttgtaaaattttcaacTAAAACATCAAATATTATCTATTAGAACTCATATTATGTCGCTATATAATTTAAGATGCAAATATCTAATCTCACAATTGCAGGTGATTTTCAATAGTTTATCTAAGAAAAATGAtaatattctagtatttgcattTGCCTTGCTTATGAGCCAGATCTCTAGATCATAATTATGATTATTCAACTATGAAATTGATTTCTGACATTCCTCTTATTGTAAGCTAAAGCTTTATGTTTGCACTGCTTCAGCTATTTCATACACAACATGAATATGTtaaaatattctaataatttctttaaaaaaaagaaaataaaccaTACATAAATTTCTATAATACTTGTAAATATAGTGGTTATTTCTATTATTAGCATGTTGCTATTTTTAGGAAATAAAACCAAGTGGAAAGACACAGAATTGCTATTTGAAGAACATTTTCAAATTTTAAGTAATAGCACTACTGGAATAACAAAAGTAGAAAGCGATATATTCAAAACTGGAAAAACGCAGAGTTGCTCGTTTGCTAACAAAATTACAGGATTCTTTCTTACATACCATGGACATCTCAATTTCTATCTGCACTGCAGTGAATATTTTTATAACAATATAGTTTGCAGTGGATTACAGACAACTCTGAATTATAGCAGCTATAAATTAACTCTACCATTGTTCTATAGCAACACAATGGAGACAAATAGAATACTTATGGTAGCTATAAGATATATTGTGCCATCAGACTGCAGCAACACATTGAAGACAGGGATGCGAAGCAGAAGAAGTTCTGGTGATTAAATGCCTAAACTCATGAATATCCACAAACCCATCTCCATTATAATCCACACTCTCAATCATGCTCTCACAGCAACTCACATCCTTCCCCTCCACAAATCCTAGTCTGGACAGAACATCAGCTAAATCCGTTGCACTGATAAACCCATCTCCATTTTGATCAAATACATTAAATGCCTCGCAGATTGCCTTTTCCTCATCCTTCACAATATCAACTTCTTCCTCATTTGAAAATAGAATTCTATAAAACTCATCAAACTCTATGGCAGTGAGAAACTCATCACCACATGCAGACACTGATCTCACAGCTAATTCCACCTCCTCTTTGGGTATTTCCAGACTTAATCTCTCCAAAAACCTCACAATCTCATCTGAACTAACTCTTCCatcaccatcttcatccaatgtTCTAAACATACAAGCAAGACACTTATCCTCCTCTTCTGCACCTTCCATGAAGATTTTAGGTGAACTGGAATCACTTGACTCAAAACATGGACTACTACTATTACCACTTTCTTCTCTCAATAGTTTCTTACTCCCTGCAATGGTATGCTTGGATTTTTCATCATCAGCAATGTCATGATATTTCCTATCCACACCAGTAATAAAAAATGCTTCAGTGGTAGTGCTTTTCTTAGGACTGAAGAGACAACCGTAATACCAATTGCCCTCAATGATAGACTCATCAACATCCAAGATTGAAGGCATCTTTGA is a genomic window of Cryptomeria japonica chromosome 7, Sugi_1.0, whole genome shotgun sequence containing:
- the LOC131059947 gene encoding calmodulin-like protein 3 yields the protein MPSILDVDESIIEGNWYYGCLFSPKKSTTTEAFFITGVDRKYHDIADDEKSKHTIAGSKKLLREESGNSSSPCFESSDSSSPKIFMEGAEEEDKCLACMFRTLDEDGDGRVSSDEIVRFLERLSLEIPKEEVELAVRSVSACGDEFLTAIEFDEFYRILFSNEEEVDIVKDEEKAICEAFNVFDQNGDGFISATDLADVLSRLGFVEGKDVSCCESMIESVDYNGDGFVDIHEFRHLITRTSSASHPCLQCVAAV